One region of Polynucleobacter sp. MWH-Aus1W21 genomic DNA includes:
- the gshA gene encoding glutamate--cysteine ligase has protein sequence MVPHLITALSGPLLELESKVLEATPTIERWFRLEWQEHTPPFYCSVDLRNSGFKLAPVDTNLFPGGFNNLSPQMLPLAVQAAMAAIEKICPEAKNLLLIPERHTRNTFYLQNIARLSSILRQAGLNVRLGTFSEEIKKPTWIELPDGNRLLMEPLSRLGLKKQRLGLKDFDPCSILLNNDLSAGIPPILENIYEQYLLPGLHAGWHVRRKSNHFAAYEEVAKKFAKVVDIDPWMINPYFTSCSNINFHERKGEDELQTAVEQVLKKTAKKYREYGIKEKPYVVVKADAGTYGMGVMVVNDPAQLKGLNRKDRNKMSVVKEGLEVSDVLIQEGVYTFEKVNEAVAEPVVYMIDRYVIGGFYRVHTDRGPDENLNAPGMHFVPLAFEQNSMPDLGAKPGSAAPNRFYLYGVVARLALLAASLELERTDPNAEAA, from the coding sequence ATGGTTCCACATCTCATTACAGCCCTAAGCGGTCCTTTGCTCGAATTAGAGTCAAAGGTTCTAGAAGCGACCCCAACCATTGAGCGTTGGTTCAGATTGGAGTGGCAAGAGCACACCCCACCTTTTTACTGTTCGGTCGATTTACGTAACTCTGGCTTTAAGTTGGCCCCGGTTGATACCAACCTGTTTCCTGGAGGGTTTAATAACCTTTCACCTCAGATGTTGCCGCTTGCTGTTCAAGCAGCGATGGCTGCTATTGAGAAGATTTGCCCCGAAGCTAAAAACTTATTATTAATTCCGGAGCGCCACACCCGCAATACTTTCTATTTGCAAAATATTGCTCGCTTATCTTCCATTTTGCGTCAGGCTGGATTGAATGTTCGCCTCGGAACTTTCTCTGAAGAAATTAAGAAGCCAACCTGGATTGAGTTGCCCGATGGCAATCGTCTGTTGATGGAGCCGCTCTCTCGACTGGGCCTCAAGAAACAACGCTTAGGCTTAAAAGATTTTGATCCTTGCTCGATCTTGTTGAATAACGACTTGTCTGCAGGTATCCCGCCGATTCTAGAAAATATCTATGAGCAGTACTTGTTGCCTGGCTTACACGCTGGTTGGCATGTGCGCCGTAAATCAAATCACTTTGCTGCTTATGAAGAAGTTGCCAAGAAGTTTGCCAAAGTGGTCGATATCGATCCATGGATGATCAATCCTTACTTTACAAGTTGCTCGAATATTAATTTCCATGAGCGTAAAGGTGAGGATGAGCTGCAAACCGCAGTAGAGCAAGTCTTAAAGAAGACTGCGAAAAAATATCGCGAGTACGGCATTAAAGAAAAACCTTATGTTGTTGTAAAGGCCGATGCGGGCACTTACGGCATGGGTGTGATGGTCGTAAATGATCCCGCACAGCTTAAGGGTTTGAATCGTAAAGACCGCAACAAGATGAGTGTGGTCAAGGAGGGCCTTGAGGTCAGTGATGTGCTGATTCAGGAGGGCGTCTATACCTTTGAAAAAGTTAATGAGGCTGTTGCTGAGCCCGTGGTGTACATGATTGATCGTTACGTCATTGGCGGCTTCTATCGCGTTCATACTGATCGCGGTCCAGATGAAAATCTCAATGCACCAGGCATGCACTTTGTGCCTTTGGCTTTTGAGCAGAACTCTATGCCAGATCTGGGTGCCAAGCCAGGCAGTGCAGCACCTAATCGCTTCTATTTATATGGCGTGGTTGCCCGTTTAGCTCTTCTTGCTGCATCGTTGGAGCTTGAGCGCACCGATCCCAATGCTGAAGCTGCATAA
- the gshB gene encoding glutathione synthase — MDFLFIADPLESFKIQKDSSLAMMRAAQEAGHRLWFCQSKNVLWRDDFVVADCQALLIKSSSTNWYELGDIESRSLKSFSAVLMRTDPPFDIEYLNTTWLLSAAVRQGAKVFNEPSAVRDHSEKLSITEFPELIPPTLVTRELEAVERFHQTHRDIVIKPLDGMGGMGVFRVGADGLNLASIVETLGENGARTLMVQRFLPEIAQGDKRVLLIGGEVVPFALARIPQGNEIRGNLAAGGKGVAMPLTEAEKKIAEKLAPILNQRGLFLVGLDLIGGYLTEINVTSPTCFVEITNQTDFNVAQFWLVALEKALA; from the coding sequence ATGGACTTCCTTTTTATTGCAGACCCCCTTGAATCTTTCAAGATTCAAAAAGATTCTTCGCTTGCGATGATGCGTGCTGCGCAAGAGGCTGGACATCGTTTGTGGTTTTGCCAAAGTAAAAATGTTTTATGGAGAGATGATTTTGTAGTGGCTGATTGTCAGGCCCTATTAATTAAATCTAGCTCTACTAATTGGTATGAGTTGGGTGATATAGAGTCGCGATCACTCAAATCTTTTTCTGCTGTTCTCATGCGTACAGACCCACCATTTGATATTGAGTATCTCAATACAACTTGGTTGTTATCGGCTGCAGTTCGTCAGGGTGCAAAAGTATTTAATGAGCCGAGCGCGGTGCGTGATCACTCAGAAAAGCTGTCTATTACTGAGTTTCCCGAACTTATACCCCCTACCTTGGTCACACGTGAATTGGAGGCTGTGGAGCGTTTTCATCAAACCCACCGAGATATCGTGATTAAGCCTTTAGATGGCATGGGTGGTATGGGCGTATTCAGGGTTGGCGCCGATGGCCTTAATCTCGCTAGTATTGTTGAAACACTTGGCGAAAATGGCGCAAGAACGCTCATGGTGCAGCGCTTTCTTCCAGAGATTGCCCAGGGCGATAAGCGCGTACTCTTAATTGGCGGCGAGGTAGTGCCATTTGCATTAGCGCGCATTCCACAAGGTAATGAAATCCGCGGCAATCTAGCAGCTGGCGGCAAAGGGGTTGCAATGCCTTTAACTGAAGCTGAAAAAAAGATTGCCGAAAAACTGGCGCCAATCTTAAATCAGCGTGGATTATTCTTAGTTGGACTAGATTTAATTGGTGGTTACCTCACTGAAATTAATGTAACTAGCCCTACTTGTTTTGTTGAAATTACCAATCAAACTGACTTTAATGTCGCACAATTTTGGTTGGTAGCACTAGAGAAAGCATTGGCATAA
- a CDS encoding P-II family nitrogen regulator, with product MKLITAIIKPFKLDEVREALSEVGVSGITVTEVKGFGRQKGHTELYRGAEYVVDFLPKVKIEAAVEDGILERAIEAIEKSARTGKIGDGKIFVSPVEHVIRIRTGETGASAL from the coding sequence ATGAAATTAATTACCGCAATCATCAAGCCATTTAAGCTTGACGAAGTGCGCGAAGCTCTCTCGGAAGTGGGAGTTTCGGGCATTACCGTCACTGAAGTGAAAGGCTTTGGTCGTCAAAAAGGTCACACCGAGTTGTATCGTGGTGCTGAGTATGTTGTCGACTTTTTACCTAAAGTAAAAATTGAAGCTGCTGTTGAAGATGGCATCTTGGAGCGTGCGATTGAAGCAATTGAAAAATCTGCACGTACTGGCAAGATTGGCGATGGCAAGATTTTTGTCTCTCCAGTTGAGCACGTCATTCGTATCCGTACCGGTGAAACCGGCGCGTCAGCACTTTAA
- a CDS encoding ammonium transporter produces the protein MLTWMKRLVAGGAMALAIGAAGVIVTSPAHADEVKKPAVTAPAATPAATEPAPVLCSEKCNKADIAWMMVCTALVLLMTLPGLALFYGGLTRSKNILSICMQCFMVFSLITVLWAVYGYSFAFTEGGAFIGGLDRLFLGGINPDSVAATFSKGVVIPEYVFMAFQAVFATITCCLIIGSFAERAKFSAILVFMVIWFTLSYLPIAHMVWFWPGPDDIKDAASLEAITARAGWLWQKGVLDFAGGTVVHINAAIAGLVGSFVVGKRLGYGKEAMKPHNLVYVMTGAALLWFGWFGFNAGSALEANGTAGLAFVNTYLATAAAVLGWSVAEWVLKGKPSMLGAASGCVAGLVAITPAAGFAGPMGAIIIGLIAGVVCLWGVTGLKKILGSDDSLDVFGVHGVGGITGALLTGVFADPALGGSGIWDYVANAVAPDYSIASQLWIQAQGVITTVIWSGVVSFVAFKLIDIVIGLRVKEEEEREGLDISSHGETAYES, from the coding sequence ATGTTAACTTGGATGAAACGACTCGTTGCTGGTGGTGCAATGGCCTTGGCCATTGGTGCTGCTGGTGTAATAGTTACTTCCCCAGCACATGCTGATGAAGTTAAAAAGCCAGCTGTAACAGCTCCTGCAGCAACCCCTGCTGCGACTGAGCCTGCTCCAGTTCTTTGCTCTGAAAAGTGCAATAAAGCAGATATCGCTTGGATGATGGTTTGTACAGCATTAGTGCTGTTGATGACTCTTCCTGGCTTGGCATTGTTCTACGGCGGCTTAACCCGCAGTAAGAACATCTTGTCTATCTGCATGCAATGTTTCATGGTCTTCTCTTTGATTACAGTGCTATGGGCTGTTTACGGCTATAGCTTTGCATTCACAGAAGGCGGAGCATTTATCGGTGGATTAGATCGTCTGTTCTTGGGTGGCATCAATCCAGACTCAGTAGCGGCAACCTTTAGTAAGGGTGTTGTGATTCCTGAGTATGTATTTATGGCTTTCCAAGCAGTGTTCGCAACTATCACTTGCTGCTTGATCATTGGCTCTTTTGCTGAGCGCGCTAAGTTCTCTGCAATCTTGGTATTCATGGTGATTTGGTTCACTTTGAGCTACTTGCCAATCGCTCACATGGTTTGGTTCTGGCCTGGTCCAGATGACATCAAAGATGCTGCATCACTCGAGGCAATTACTGCTCGTGCTGGTTGGTTGTGGCAAAAAGGTGTTCTCGACTTTGCTGGCGGTACCGTTGTGCATATCAATGCTGCGATCGCTGGTTTGGTTGGATCCTTTGTTGTCGGCAAGCGTTTGGGCTACGGCAAAGAAGCAATGAAGCCACATAACTTAGTTTATGTAATGACTGGTGCTGCTCTCTTGTGGTTCGGCTGGTTTGGTTTCAATGCTGGTTCAGCGCTTGAAGCAAACGGCACTGCTGGCTTGGCATTCGTGAATACTTATTTAGCTACCGCTGCTGCTGTATTGGGCTGGTCAGTTGCTGAGTGGGTTCTCAAAGGTAAGCCATCCATGTTGGGCGCTGCATCTGGTTGCGTAGCAGGTTTAGTTGCTATTACTCCTGCGGCTGGATTTGCTGGCCCAATGGGCGCAATCATTATTGGCTTAATCGCTGGTGTAGTTTGCCTCTGGGGTGTTACTGGTCTCAAGAAGATTTTGGGTTCAGACGACAGCTTGGACGTATTTGGTGTTCACGGCGTAGGCGGTATTACTGGTGCATTGTTGACAGGTGTATTTGCTGATCCAGCATTGGGCGGCTCTGGTATTTGGGATTATGTAGCTAATGCAGTTGCTCCTGACTACTCTATTGCTAGCCAATTGTGGATTCAGGCTCAAGGCGTGATTACTACTGTAATTTGGTCTGGCGTAGTTTCTTTCGTAGCCTTCAAATTGATCGATATCGTGATTGGTTTGCGCGTTAAGGAAGAAGAAGAGCGCGAAGGCTTGGATATCAGCTCACACGGTGAGACTGCTTACGAGTCTTAA
- a CDS encoding accessory factor UbiK family protein, with translation MQKPGEILEQIQRIANDMQNKVGDAIRNSPAQEIEKNIRAMMNQGFQKMDLVTREEFELQTKVLAKTREKLEMLEAKVVALEKQ, from the coding sequence ATGCAAAAACCCGGCGAAATCCTCGAACAAATCCAACGTATCGCTAACGATATGCAGAATAAAGTTGGTGATGCGATCCGCAATTCGCCAGCTCAAGAAATTGAGAAGAATATTCGCGCCATGATGAACCAAGGATTTCAGAAAATGGACTTGGTAACACGTGAAGAGTTTGAACTTCAAACTAAAGTGCTGGCTAAGACACGTGAAAAATTAGAAATGCTTGAAGCTAAAGTTGTGGCACTAGAAAAACAGTAA
- a CDS encoding TorF family putative porin, whose product MKTFHKSALALAASGLFATAAFAQTAPAAASEAPEVSPITANVTVVSDYRYRGISQSNFKPAIQGGFDYAHESGFYIGNWNSSISWISDSYSNGGSKNVSAPIEMDFYAGIKKELIGEGFASDLGVLQYYYPTSGLPSSATNPNTTEIYAAQNFTFGPVTGFAKFSYAVSNTFGFSNSNGSYYPDLTMNYDTGIWGLAVNAHVGYQYIAGQAVVKGVPTANYTDWKLGLTKDFGGGLSLAAAYIGTNAAKTGSTYAYQSPSGKNLGGSTGIVSLTKTF is encoded by the coding sequence ATGAAAACTTTTCACAAATCAGCTTTAGCCTTAGCGGCTTCTGGCCTATTTGCTACCGCAGCATTTGCTCAGACAGCACCAGCGGCGGCTTCAGAGGCGCCTGAAGTTAGCCCAATCACCGCTAACGTTACTGTAGTGAGTGATTATCGCTATCGTGGTATCTCACAATCGAACTTCAAGCCAGCGATTCAAGGCGGCTTTGACTATGCACATGAGAGTGGTTTCTACATTGGTAACTGGAACAGCTCAATTAGCTGGATCTCTGATAGTTATTCAAATGGCGGCTCTAAAAATGTTTCAGCGCCAATCGAAATGGACTTCTATGCTGGTATTAAGAAAGAATTGATCGGCGAAGGTTTTGCTTCTGACCTCGGTGTACTGCAGTACTACTACCCAACTTCAGGATTGCCAAGTAGCGCTACCAATCCAAATACAACTGAAATTTATGCAGCACAAAATTTCACATTTGGCCCTGTAACAGGCTTTGCTAAATTTTCATATGCTGTTTCTAATACCTTCGGATTTTCAAACAGTAACGGTTCTTACTATCCAGATCTAACAATGAACTATGACACTGGTATTTGGGGTTTAGCAGTTAATGCACACGTTGGCTACCAATACATTGCCGGTCAAGCTGTTGTTAAAGGTGTTCCAACCGCGAATTACACAGACTGGAAGCTTGGCTTAACTAAAGACTTTGGTGGCGGCTTGTCTTTGGCTGCTGCATACATTGGTACGAACGCAGCTAAGACTGGTAGCACCTATGCTTACCAAAGCCCATCAGGCAAAAACTTAGGCGGATCCACTGGTATCGTTTCACTTACCAAAACTTTCTAA